From Chloroflexota bacterium, the proteins below share one genomic window:
- a CDS encoding GAF domain-containing protein — MPEQLHHELSLCHRELRAIYDLDALRDTTDSTETFLTGCAAIIRGVLQPDLLQLITLDLEDCPAQNITIERWRPNDAASLMLALTNALAGGETSTLQEGDSEIIVRSLSVKGERLGVLVLGSADHHWSTDDRRLMDAMCSQIDSAMAGLRLFQQVQSRNRELETIYRLDRLIDATPDFDQGLGAALGLLSETIGAAWSFIMLYTAEEHELEFRAASHADVADPCTEVSQVLRDLARQTVDQGKLVRREQIDQTIGAYIGVPLILKNQIIGVFGGANPPGTRGFSIHEVKMLNAIASQMDTALFEDRQQRHIRETFARYVSPDVVDLMLRTPGNDYLNVHRQQLSMLFSDMRGFTTVSEQLPADVVARMLNEHLSAMTTIIRNAGGTVDKFVGDEIVAFFGAPLPYEQHPLLAVQTGLLMQARHNELMTEWQNQGLPAVAIGIGIASGEVVVGNIGSSQMMNYTAIGSDMNLAARLCSAALPNQILVSQATYDAVREQVQAVPVAPLSLRHISQLVQAYSIEAVLSTQA; from the coding sequence ATGCCCGAACAACTACACCATGAACTCTCGTTATGCCATCGAGAGCTACGGGCGATCTACGACCTCGATGCTCTCCGCGATACAACCGACTCGACCGAAACCTTTTTAACTGGCTGTGCCGCGATTATTCGTGGGGTATTGCAGCCCGATTTGCTTCAATTAATTACCCTCGATTTGGAAGATTGCCCCGCCCAAAATATTACGATCGAACGCTGGCGACCAAATGATGCTGCTAGTTTGATGTTGGCCTTGACCAATGCCTTGGCTGGCGGTGAAACTTCAACCTTGCAAGAGGGCGATTCAGAAATTATTGTGCGTTCGCTCTCAGTTAAGGGTGAACGGCTGGGTGTGTTGGTGCTTGGCTCGGCTGATCACCATTGGTCGACTGATGATCGGCGTTTGATGGATGCCATGTGCTCACAAATTGATTCGGCTATGGCTGGCTTGCGCTTATTCCAACAAGTTCAATCACGCAATCGCGAACTCGAAACGATCTATCGCTTGGATCGCTTGATCGATGCCACTCCCGATTTTGATCAAGGTTTGGGTGCAGCCTTGGGCTTGCTCTCCGAGACGATTGGCGCTGCTTGGAGCTTTATTATGCTCTACACCGCCGAGGAGCATGAGCTTGAATTTCGCGCCGCTTCGCATGCTGATGTAGCCGACCCGTGCACTGAAGTTTCGCAAGTTTTGCGCGATTTGGCCCGTCAAACCGTTGATCAAGGCAAATTAGTGCGACGCGAACAGATCGATCAAACAATTGGAGCCTATATCGGCGTGCCCTTGATTTTGAAAAATCAAATTATTGGGGTTTTTGGTGGCGCGAATCCGCCAGGCACACGCGGGTTTAGCATTCACGAAGTTAAAATGTTGAATGCAATTGCATCGCAAATGGATACGGCACTGTTTGAAGATCGCCAACAACGCCATATTCGCGAAACTTTTGCCCGCTATGTCAGTCCCGATGTGGTTGATTTGATGTTGCGCACGCCTGGCAACGATTATCTGAATGTACATCGCCAACAATTATCAATGCTTTTTTCCGATATGCGCGGCTTTACCACAGTTTCCGAGCAATTGCCTGCCGATGTAGTCGCTCGCATGCTCAACGAACATCTCTCGGCCATGACCACGATTATTCGTAATGCAGGTGGTACGGTCGATAAATTTGTGGGCGATGAAATTGTGGCCTTTTTTGGTGCACCCTTGCCCTATGAGCAACACCCCTTGTTGGCGGTGCAAACTGGCTTGTTGATGCAGGCCCGTCATAACGAATTGATGACCGAATGGCAGAATCAAGGCTTGCCAGCGGTGGCAATCGGCATCGGGATTGCCTCAGGCGAGGTGGTCGTGGGCAATATCGGCTCATCGCAAATGATGAACTATACCGCGATTGGCTCGGATATGAATTTAGCGGCGCGGTTGTGTAGTGCCGCGTTGCCCAACCAAATTTTGGTCAGCCAAGCCACCTACGATGCCGTGCGTGAGCAGGTTCAGGCTGTGCCAGTGGCCCCATTGAGCTTGCGGCATATTTCGCAGTTAGTGCAAGCCTACAGTATTGAAGCAGTGCTGAGTACTCAAGCCTAA
- a CDS encoding response regulator translates to MYPVVRPSASPIVVASRAKVMVIEDNVDSMNLTLRILREQIGVAYCNARPSGDAFFSWLNSPQVRQNPTLSFLDLILLDIRIPRENGHIVFQKLRALPELKRTKIVAMTANGSRDEAERARVSGFDGFIAKPISVKNFPEQIARVLRGEIVWDVN, encoded by the coding sequence ATGTATCCGGTTGTTCGACCGAGCGCTTCGCCTATCGTCGTCGCAAGCCGTGCAAAAGTGATGGTAATCGAAGATAACGTTGACAGCATGAATTTGACGTTACGGATTCTGCGCGAGCAGATCGGTGTTGCCTACTGCAACGCTCGTCCGTCAGGAGATGCCTTCTTCAGTTGGTTAAACTCGCCGCAAGTACGTCAAAACCCTACATTGAGCTTTCTCGACCTCATTCTGCTGGATATTCGCATCCCACGGGAAAATGGCCATATTGTGTTTCAAAAGTTACGGGCCTTGCCTGAGCTGAAACGCACCAAAATTGTGGCTATGACCGCCAATGGTTCGCGTGATGAAGCTGAACGCGCTCGCGTTTCGGGCTTCGATGGCTTTATTGCTAAGCCCATTTCGGTCAAAAACTTCCCCGAACAAATTGCCCGTGTCTTGCGTGGCGAAATTGTCTGGGATGTCAACTAA
- a CDS encoding tetratricopeptide repeat protein encodes MPEARSFGQQLRDYRHQRQLTQAALAEEVGCAVESIRKMEANRQRPSRSLAARLARILQLSAEQSQIFCAQARMVGTDAANSAPKPSGLPLTATKLINRQAELATLQNYLNAEHIRMITLTGPGGVGKTRLALQIAQHSHKHFPDGVYFVDLAQSSSVADIGLALSQALNLPSSKYSWQRHIQLHYQQARILLILDNVEQLVSAAEHFRGLLDHTSNLKLLLTSRTLLHCAGEYAIPLTPLRLPTAEASLNELKTNPAVQLFVQRAQTLNPQFALTNHNAEAIKQLCWQVDGLPLALELAAARTRLLTPEALLAYLQPPLALLSTNDPTAPARHQSMHNAINWSYQQISPKQQQLLRQLAIFQAGCTLDAIQAIVPNNNQLDLLEQLAGLIDHSLLNMQAEVEQPQRFSMLSLIHEFAAQQLAEQAEFPELAQQHLNYYVMYCESLSQQVFAARQALLLERENIRAAINWAISTQNWVAVSSCILPLAEFWYRYGAAEELQTWLAWLGSQPIDSATQARCNEMQGYIAAFLQSQYRAGQAWYQQALAQRQALQQPAAIADNLAKLGEVAMEQGHYVQALEHYRHACSIHEQLGDQASVFAMHDCQAMVLLRQGQFGHAQQLLQQSLDYWQQQQILPSLAFSLNYLGMIAFYQMRLSKAQQAHEQALAIWQTLDDQRGIASALNALAPVLLHQNQTAAALAAIKQSVQIRWSLHDYDGLAWNLERFGEILSKVQQAELAIQCWSKAKQLRDELALPLFEAEQKRLQIHIKQAEQQLTSVQVQQRWFSSQTMALAQLIQTLLGIIH; translated from the coding sequence ATGCCAGAAGCACGATCATTTGGGCAACAATTGCGCGACTATCGCCATCAACGCCAACTCACCCAAGCGGCTTTAGCCGAGGAAGTTGGCTGCGCCGTCGAGAGTATTCGCAAAATGGAGGCCAATCGCCAGCGGCCATCACGCAGTTTAGCCGCTCGTTTAGCCAGAATTTTGCAGTTATCAGCCGAGCAAAGCCAGATTTTTTGCGCCCAAGCCCGAATGGTTGGCACTGATGCCGCCAATTCAGCGCCAAAACCAAGCGGCTTGCCATTAACTGCGACGAAGCTGATCAATCGCCAAGCTGAACTGGCAACGCTGCAAAACTATCTCAACGCTGAGCATATTCGGATGATTACGCTAACTGGGCCAGGTGGCGTGGGCAAAACCCGCCTTGCACTGCAAATCGCCCAGCATAGTCATAAGCATTTTCCTGATGGGGTGTATTTTGTCGATTTAGCTCAATCCAGCAGCGTGGCTGATATTGGTTTAGCCCTGAGTCAAGCGCTCAATCTGCCCAGCAGCAAATATTCGTGGCAACGCCACATTCAATTGCACTATCAACAAGCCCGTATCTTGTTGATTCTCGATAATGTTGAGCAATTGGTCAGCGCTGCCGAGCATTTTCGTGGTTTGCTCGACCATACCAGCAACCTCAAATTACTCTTGACCAGCCGCACGCTATTGCATTGCGCAGGCGAATATGCGATTCCGCTAACACCGTTGCGCTTGCCAACCGCCGAGGCCAGCCTTAACGAACTCAAAACCAATCCCGCCGTTCAGCTTTTTGTGCAACGAGCGCAAACGCTCAACCCGCAATTTGCCCTGACCAACCACAACGCCGAAGCAATCAAACAGCTTTGTTGGCAAGTTGATGGCTTGCCTTTGGCCTTGGAATTGGCGGCGGCCCGTACCCGTTTGCTCACGCCTGAAGCTTTGTTGGCTTATTTACAACCGCCCTTGGCCTTGCTCAGCACCAATGATCCAACTGCCCCAGCTCGTCACCAAAGTATGCACAACGCGATTAATTGGAGCTATCAGCAAATTTCGCCCAAGCAACAACAGCTTTTGCGTCAACTGGCAATTTTTCAGGCTGGGTGTACTTTGGATGCCATTCAGGCAATCGTGCCAAACAATAATCAGCTTGATCTGCTTGAACAATTGGCGGGCTTAATTGACCATAGTTTGCTGAACATGCAGGCTGAAGTTGAACAACCGCAACGTTTTAGCATGCTCAGCTTGATCCACGAATTTGCCGCGCAGCAATTGGCTGAACAGGCCGAATTTCCTGAGCTTGCCCAACAGCATCTCAATTATTATGTTATGTACTGTGAATCGCTCAGCCAGCAAGTTTTCGCGGCGCGTCAGGCGCTTTTGTTGGAACGCGAGAATATTCGCGCAGCAATTAACTGGGCAATCAGCACGCAGAATTGGGTTGCAGTTAGCAGTTGCATCTTACCCTTGGCCGAATTTTGGTATCGTTATGGAGCCGCCGAGGAGCTACAAACATGGCTGGCTTGGCTCGGCAGCCAACCAATTGATTCAGCAACTCAAGCCCGTTGCAACGAAATGCAAGGCTATATTGCGGCCTTTTTGCAAAGCCAATATCGTGCTGGTCAGGCTTGGTATCAACAAGCCTTGGCGCAACGGCAAGCCCTACAACAACCTGCCGCCATCGCCGACAATCTAGCCAAATTGGGCGAGGTTGCTATGGAACAAGGCCATTATGTCCAAGCGCTTGAACACTATCGCCACGCTTGTAGCATCCATGAACAGCTTGGCGACCAAGCTTCAGTGTTTGCCATGCACGATTGCCAAGCCATGGTTTTACTGCGTCAAGGCCAATTTGGCCATGCCCAACAGCTGTTGCAGCAAAGCCTTGATTATTGGCAGCAACAACAGATTTTGCCCAGCCTTGCGTTCAGTTTAAATTACCTTGGCATGATTGCCTTTTATCAGATGCGCTTGAGTAAAGCCCAACAGGCCCATGAACAAGCCTTGGCAATTTGGCAAACCCTCGACGATCAACGGGGGATTGCCTCAGCCTTGAATGCTTTGGCTCCAGTCTTGTTGCACCAAAACCAAACCGCTGCTGCACTGGCAGCAATCAAGCAAAGCGTGCAAATTCGCTGGAGTTTGCACGATTACGATGGCCTCGCTTGGAATTTAGAGCGGTTTGGCGAAATTTTGAGCAAAGTGCAGCAAGCTGAATTGGCGATTCAATGCTGGAGCAAAGCCAAGCAACTCCGCGATGAGCTAGCCTTGCCCTTGTTTGAGGCCGAGCAAAAACGTTTGCAAATCCACATCAAGCAAGCTGAGCAACAATTAACCTCAGTTCAGGTGCAACAGCGTTGGTTTAGCAGCCAAACCATGGCTTTAGCCCAATTAATCCAGACATTGCTTGGTATCATTCATTAA
- a CDS encoding cellulose binding domain-containing protein: protein MKVYKPMLKLIAAFLVFLPLVTSAASSTEHFNQPISNSSLFSWYTNSSTATGTANVSDSQAQDGKILRLSIAAGQTAYPGQGSNLVSRQQYHYGTYEARMKTANCASDEGVINGFFTYFNDGSDSNGNGLPDNSEIDFEWLCAEPQSILMTIWTDYNDPTAISRRVYRKVNLATGTIEYTRYATTFGDSYTDLSNSPSENQPTAVQAIPSYNSATNYYEYGFNWTASNVTLWVVNPSNGQKIVLWDYRGPSARIPKNPAAFMVNLWHHPNWTPECCANATNPPRATRSLDVDWLRFTPQSDIPSDTTAPSAPSNLQAPSKTHNSVNLSWNAATDNVGVVGYDIYQNGGANPVASTSSTNITISGLNPSTAYSFAVKARDAAGNRSANSNSLSVTTNSQPTTGNGLQASFVKTSDWGNGYVGVYRITNNGSSAVDGWTLSFDLPSNATISSWWDATQAKSGNRYTAGNLEWNRRIEVGQTREFGFSGSYSGAWINPSNCTINGQACSGGTTSSNVALGRPVQVSSVETSTLGGANATDGNNATRWASSYSDPQWIQVDLGSSKSLTKVVLNWEAAYARAYQVQVSDDASTWRTLSTVSNGDGGSDTLNVNGSGRYLRIYATQRGTEWGYSLWEIAAYN, encoded by the coding sequence ATGAAAGTTTATAAGCCAATGCTCAAACTCATTGCAGCTTTTTTGGTCTTTTTACCGCTCGTCACCAGTGCTGCTAGCAGCACCGAGCACTTTAATCAACCAATCAGTAATTCCAGTCTGTTTAGCTGGTACACCAACTCCAGCACCGCCACGGGCACGGCCAACGTCAGCGATAGCCAAGCCCAAGATGGCAAGATTCTGCGGCTTTCGATTGCCGCTGGCCAAACTGCCTATCCAGGCCAAGGCTCAAATTTGGTTTCGCGCCAACAGTATCATTATGGCACCTATGAAGCCCGTATGAAAACCGCCAACTGCGCCAGCGACGAAGGTGTAATCAACGGTTTCTTTACCTATTTCAACGATGGCAGCGATAGCAATGGCAATGGCTTGCCTGATAACAGCGAAATTGATTTTGAATGGCTCTGCGCCGAACCCCAATCAATCTTGATGACGATCTGGACTGATTACAACGATCCAACCGCGATCAGTCGGCGGGTCTATCGCAAGGTTAATTTGGCAACTGGCACGATCGAATATACCCGCTATGCCACGACCTTCGGCGATAGCTACACCGATTTGTCGAATAGCCCAAGCGAAAATCAACCAACGGCGGTGCAGGCGATTCCAAGCTACAATTCAGCCACCAACTACTATGAATATGGCTTCAATTGGACTGCCAGCAACGTCACCTTGTGGGTGGTGAATCCGAGCAACGGCCAAAAAATTGTGCTCTGGGATTATCGTGGGCCAAGCGCACGGATTCCTAAAAATCCAGCGGCATTTATGGTCAATTTGTGGCATCACCCCAATTGGACTCCCGAATGCTGTGCGAATGCCACCAATCCACCACGAGCCACCCGTTCACTGGATGTTGATTGGTTACGTTTCACGCCACAAAGTGACATCCCAAGCGATACAACCGCGCCAAGTGCTCCCAGCAATCTGCAAGCACCCAGCAAAACCCACAACAGCGTAAATTTAAGCTGGAACGCCGCCACTGATAATGTTGGCGTGGTGGGCTACGATATTTATCAGAATGGCGGGGCCAATCCAGTTGCCAGCACCAGCAGCACCAACATCACGATCAGCGGGCTGAATCCCAGCACTGCCTATAGTTTTGCGGTCAAAGCGCGTGATGCCGCTGGCAATCGCTCGGCCAACAGCAACAGCCTGAGCGTCACCACCAACAGCCAACCAACTACAGGCAATGGCTTACAAGCAAGCTTTGTCAAAACCTCAGATTGGGGCAACGGCTATGTGGGAGTCTATCGGATTACCAACAATGGCAGTAGCGCCGTCGATGGCTGGACGCTAAGCTTTGACTTGCCGAGTAATGCCACGATTTCAAGCTGGTGGGATGCGACTCAAGCCAAGAGCGGCAACCGCTACACCGCTGGCAATCTCGAATGGAACCGCCGAATCGAAGTTGGCCAAACTCGCGAATTTGGCTTTAGCGGAAGCTACAGCGGCGCATGGATCAACCCCAGCAACTGCACGATCAACGGCCAAGCCTGTAGTGGCGGCACAACCAGCAGCAACGTGGCGCTTGGTCGGCCAGTTCAAGTTTCCTCGGTCGAAACCAGCACTTTGGGTGGAGCCAACGCCACCGATGGCAACAACGCCACTCGTTGGGCCAGCAGCTACAGCGATCCTCAATGGATTCAAGTTGACTTGGGCAGTAGCAAAAGCTTGACCAAAGTTGTGTTGAATTGGGAAGCAGCCTATGCGCGGGCCTATCAAGTACAAGTTTCCGATGATGCGAGTACTTGGCGCACCCTGAGCACTGTCAGCAACGGCGATGGCGGCAGCGATACGCTGAATGTCAACGGCAGCGGACGTTATTTGCGAATTTATGCAACCCAACGCGGTACCGAATGGGGCTACTCGTTGTGGGAAATCGCCGCCTATAACTAG
- a CDS encoding PadR family transcriptional regulator, whose product MIVQATEQEGYEKLSQELRRGVVILAALSQLQTPQYGYSLIDRLAERGFSIDQGTLYPLLRRLESQGFLDSMWNVEGSRPRRYYVINEAGRTLLAQLSHDWQSLAEVMQRLLTNEGA is encoded by the coding sequence ATGATAGTACAAGCAACAGAACAAGAGGGATACGAAAAATTATCCCAAGAATTACGGCGGGGAGTGGTGATATTGGCGGCATTGAGCCAACTGCAAACGCCCCAATATGGCTACTCGCTGATTGATCGCCTGGCGGAACGGGGCTTTAGTATCGACCAAGGCACGCTCTACCCACTGTTGCGGCGCTTGGAAAGCCAAGGTTTTCTAGACAGTATGTGGAATGTCGAAGGCTCACGGCCACGCCGCTACTATGTGATTAATGAAGCAGGTCGCACCCTGCTAGCCCAACTGAGCCACGATTGGCAAAGCCTAGCCGAAGTCATGCAACGCTTATTAACTAATGAAGGAGCTTGA